Proteins co-encoded in one Spirosoma endbachense genomic window:
- a CDS encoding MFS transporter — protein sequence MTNYRWRIVGLLFVATTINYLDRQVISLLKPTLETVFNWTETDYSHIVMAFQAAYALSYVAFGRLIDKIGSKVGYLIAVFLWSIAAVLHAVATSTFGFGVYRALLGLGEGGNFPAAIKTVAEWFPRQERALVTGIFNSGTNIGAVVAPILVPWVLGVYGWQVAFILTGLIGFVWLFFWWWNYDSPQQHKHVSPQELAYITSDAESNEGNSAIRWIDLIRFRQTWAFILGKLLTDPVWWFFLFWLPSYFASSFNLDLKKPSLPLIFVYTAATLGSVGGGYLSGYFIRRGWTINRSRKTAMLLYALCIVPIALTRYATTIWEVVGLLSLAVAAHQAWSANLFTLVSDMFPKNAVSSVVGLGGMAGSLGGLLFPIIVGSLLDTYKAAGDITIGYNYLFVLCGSAYLLAWLCIHLFAPAIKPIKLPDALPEVV from the coding sequence ATGACTAACTACCGCTGGAGAATTGTTGGATTGCTGTTTGTTGCTACGACGATCAACTACCTGGATCGTCAGGTCATCAGTCTGCTCAAACCGACTTTAGAAACCGTTTTTAACTGGACGGAAACCGATTATAGTCATATCGTTATGGCGTTTCAGGCGGCCTATGCGCTCAGTTACGTTGCATTCGGCCGGCTGATTGACAAAATCGGAAGCAAAGTAGGTTACCTGATCGCTGTGTTTTTGTGGAGTATAGCCGCCGTTCTGCATGCTGTGGCAACGAGTACATTCGGGTTTGGCGTCTATCGTGCATTGCTGGGGTTGGGCGAAGGTGGAAATTTCCCGGCGGCTATAAAAACCGTAGCCGAATGGTTTCCTCGGCAGGAACGGGCGCTGGTAACGGGTATCTTTAACTCCGGAACGAACATTGGCGCTGTTGTGGCCCCCATTCTGGTTCCCTGGGTACTGGGCGTATACGGTTGGCAGGTTGCTTTTATACTGACGGGCCTGATTGGCTTTGTCTGGCTCTTTTTCTGGTGGTGGAACTATGATAGCCCACAGCAACATAAACACGTGTCACCGCAGGAACTGGCCTATATTACCAGCGATGCCGAAAGCAATGAAGGGAACTCCGCCATTCGATGGATCGACCTGATTCGATTCCGCCAAACGTGGGCGTTTATTTTAGGGAAGCTCTTGACCGATCCGGTATGGTGGTTTTTCCTGTTCTGGTTGCCTTCTTACTTTGCATCGTCGTTTAATCTGGATCTTAAGAAACCAAGTCTCCCGCTAATTTTTGTTTATACTGCGGCTACTCTCGGAAGTGTGGGGGGCGGTTATCTATCAGGGTATTTCATCCGGCGGGGCTGGACGATCAATCGTTCGCGGAAAACGGCGATGTTGCTTTATGCGCTGTGTATTGTCCCGATTGCCTTGACCCGCTACGCGACCACCATCTGGGAGGTCGTTGGCTTGCTGAGTCTGGCAGTTGCTGCACACCAGGCCTGGAGTGCAAACCTGTTTACCCTGGTATCGGATATGTTTCCCAAAAACGCGGTTAGCTCCGTGGTTGGGCTTGGTGGCATGGCTGGTTCACTCGGTGGGCTTCTCTTTCCGATCATAGTGGGGTCTTTGCTGGATACCTACAAAGCAGCGGGCGACATTACGATTGGTTATAATTACCTGTTCGTATTATGTGGCAGTGCGTATCTGCTGGCCTGGCTGTGTATTCATCTGTTTGCTCCGGCCATCAAGCCAATTAAATTGCCAGACGCTTTACCGGAAGTCGTTTAG
- a CDS encoding Gfo/Idh/MocA family oxidoreductase: MPTVVQVGLVGFGLSGRYFHAPFLSVNPRFHLKKIASSRPDAVHQFDAGIEWVATADELFADPSIDLVFICTPNETHVDYARKALEHKKHVVVEKPFAITEPEAIDLLELAEQQGCLATAYQNRRWDSDFLTIKRLLANGALGAVVDYECRYDRFSPIDPKARSWKEQPGVGRGNLYNLGPHLLDQALNLFGDPETVQATIRIIRPDSHVADYFDIKLGYADKVVRLESSLMIYHNQLRYSLHGTKGSFIKGGLDAQEERLRLNQLPNEATWGSEPEDRWGTLYRDGRAELVESQPGNYTPFYDNLYEAIVNGAEPAITPAEIRRLTRVIDLAVESNRTQRVMPYVL; the protein is encoded by the coding sequence ATGCCTACTGTTGTTCAGGTTGGATTAGTTGGCTTTGGTTTGTCGGGACGGTATTTTCACGCGCCGTTCCTGTCCGTTAATCCACGATTTCATCTAAAGAAAATTGCCAGTAGTCGCCCCGACGCTGTTCATCAGTTCGATGCGGGGATTGAGTGGGTGGCAACGGCCGATGAGTTATTTGCCGATCCGTCTATTGATCTCGTTTTTATCTGTACACCCAACGAAACTCATGTTGATTATGCCCGGAAAGCGCTGGAACATAAAAAACATGTTGTGGTCGAAAAACCATTTGCCATTACCGAGCCAGAAGCCATTGACTTGCTGGAGCTGGCCGAGCAGCAGGGGTGTCTGGCAACCGCGTATCAGAATCGCCGGTGGGATTCTGATTTTCTGACAATTAAACGCTTACTGGCCAACGGAGCTTTAGGAGCCGTTGTTGATTATGAATGCCGGTATGATCGGTTCTCGCCCATAGACCCAAAAGCCCGAAGCTGGAAAGAGCAACCGGGCGTAGGCCGTGGAAACCTCTATAACTTAGGGCCACATTTACTCGATCAGGCATTAAATCTGTTTGGTGATCCCGAAACGGTTCAGGCTACCATCCGCATCATTCGCCCAGACAGTCATGTCGCCGATTATTTTGATATAAAACTGGGCTACGCTGACAAGGTCGTCCGGCTTGAGTCCAGTCTGATGATTTATCATAATCAGTTGCGTTATAGCCTGCATGGAACGAAAGGTTCGTTTATCAAAGGTGGTTTAGATGCACAGGAAGAACGATTACGACTCAATCAACTGCCGAATGAGGCAACCTGGGGCTCCGAGCCTGAAGATCGCTGGGGAACACTTTACCGCGACGGTCGGGCCGAGTTGGTCGAAAGTCAGCCGGGTAATTACACCCCATTTTACGATAATCTGTACGAAGCCATTGTAAACGGAGCAGAACCCGCTATTACACCCGCCGAAATTCGACGGCTTACCCGCGTAATCGATTTAGCCGTAGAAAGTAATCGAACTCAACGGGTCATGCCCTATGTCTTATGA
- a CDS encoding sensor histidine kinase: MIHTDIDLNKDIERVKQLSIVPTILDVVCQTTGMGFAAIARVTQDRWIACSVRDDIQFGLVPGGELELGTTICNEIRDSHQAVIINHVEESDDFCNHPTPQMYGFQSYISFPIILKNGEFFGTLCAIDPKPALLNNSKIIGMFHLFSDLISFHLQQSELLERSTIALQNLNQKLLDSVDENRQYRHISNHNLQEPLRKIRLFSGLLVDATEKNDVDKAKSIAFKIDSSAQKLSLMIKDLSVFSELNDEDLSFELVDLNEIIAVVCRQLSSQVKARNATIRSAPLPLIKGIPLQLEHVFYHLLNNAIKFSKQAEPPAIAVLVNNLSKSQLSHPLLPGNKADFVEIQIQDNGIGIERSQLEKIFDIFSQVPFNSVREGEGFGLAYCRKIIRNHSGIISAQSELGKGTTLSIILPLAKELALLPN, from the coding sequence ATGATTCATACTGATATTGATTTAAATAAGGATATTGAACGCGTAAAGCAACTCTCCATAGTACCCACAATACTCGATGTAGTTTGCCAGACGACTGGAATGGGTTTTGCCGCAATTGCCCGCGTAACTCAGGATCGATGGATAGCATGCAGCGTTCGCGATGACATTCAATTTGGCCTGGTTCCTGGTGGCGAATTAGAGCTAGGAACAACGATTTGTAATGAAATAAGGGATAGTCATCAAGCGGTAATTATCAATCACGTTGAGGAAAGTGATGATTTTTGCAACCATCCTACACCCCAGATGTATGGATTTCAGAGTTATATTTCATTTCCTATCATCCTGAAAAACGGTGAATTTTTTGGTACGCTCTGTGCCATTGACCCGAAGCCTGCGCTACTCAATAATTCGAAAATCATTGGCATGTTCCATTTATTTTCGGATTTGATCTCCTTCCATTTACAGCAGTCAGAATTACTGGAGCGGAGTACGATTGCGCTTCAAAATTTGAATCAGAAGCTTCTGGATTCAGTCGACGAAAATCGGCAGTACCGTCATATTTCTAATCATAATCTTCAGGAACCTCTTCGAAAAATCAGGTTATTTAGTGGTCTGCTGGTTGATGCAACCGAAAAGAACGATGTCGATAAAGCAAAGAGTATTGCGTTTAAAATCGATTCAAGTGCCCAAAAATTATCACTAATGATTAAGGACTTGTCCGTTTTTTCAGAGTTAAACGATGAGGATTTGTCTTTTGAACTTGTTGATCTGAACGAAATCATTGCTGTCGTATGCCGCCAGTTAAGTTCTCAGGTGAAAGCCAGAAATGCAACCATTAGAAGCGCACCATTACCACTTATAAAAGGTATACCGCTGCAATTGGAGCATGTTTTTTATCATTTACTCAATAATGCAATCAAATTTTCGAAACAGGCAGAGCCGCCAGCTATAGCAGTTTTAGTGAATAATTTGTCGAAATCTCAACTCAGTCATCCGCTATTACCGGGAAATAAAGCTGATTTTGTCGAAATCCAGATACAGGATAATGGGATTGGCATTGAACGATCTCAACTTGAAAAGATCTTTGATATATTTTCTCAGGTTCCCTTTAATAGTGTTCGGGAGGGCGAAGGTTTTGGGCTAGCCTATTGTCGCAAAATCATTCGCAATCACTCCGGGATTATATCGGCCCAATCTGAATTGGGAAAAGGAACTACCTTATCAATTATTTTACCGCTCGCAAAAGAGTTAGCGCTTTTGCCGAATTAA
- a CDS encoding S41 family peptidase translates to MRKKSTFILLLILLNCQALIAQTGPETTKNEPVTKTLAIKELQSDFDLLRQSITEAHGSLYRFTDSLSLNRTFDQYRAKLGTVHTKLAFISLVSAMVAEPGDGHMRLEYDNATTAQIVSARMFPFRVMLTDNRLMVVYNETKEDTTIAPGMEIVSINGHKLAGLIALLLTKIPADGYIETGKRRKLERNFPQYYWLFADQSDNFTVTTKDANGQVISTNVSGVSASERIANRNTNTINQKMLTALAKLEGPKGNFSLTFPEGTSIASLRIRTFDDSRFMSELDSLFSLINTKNPTALIVDLRGNGGGVDEYGAALVSHFTNKSFRYFDRIWIRSIAPSFATWKPQTFEDLRQGTVRDVKGGYLVKPALHSGVGVQQPAAKPFTGKLIVLIDGGTFSTSADVVAILGEVNQPIFIGEETAGAREGNTSGLNALIKLPYSGLSLKIQMYGYWNALKKQNKGRGTRPTYKVVNSITDLLNSRDRQWERALILGQTH, encoded by the coding sequence ATGCGCAAAAAATCTACCTTCATACTCCTGTTAATCTTATTAAACTGCCAGGCACTTATTGCCCAAACCGGTCCGGAAACAACTAAGAATGAACCTGTAACGAAAACACTGGCTATAAAAGAATTACAGTCAGATTTTGACCTTTTGAGGCAATCTATTACAGAGGCACATGGAAGCCTTTACCGCTTTACGGATAGTTTATCGCTTAACCGGACGTTCGATCAATACCGAGCCAAACTAGGCACAGTTCATACCAAACTTGCATTTATCTCGCTGGTTTCTGCTATGGTTGCAGAGCCAGGTGACGGGCATATGCGCTTAGAATATGACAATGCTACTACTGCTCAGATAGTAAGTGCCAGGATGTTTCCATTTCGGGTGATGCTAACAGACAATAGGTTAATGGTCGTCTACAACGAAACTAAAGAAGATACAACGATTGCACCCGGAATGGAAATTGTTAGCATCAATGGGCATAAACTAGCAGGCTTGATCGCGTTATTATTAACTAAAATTCCCGCAGACGGCTACATTGAGACTGGCAAGAGACGAAAACTTGAACGAAACTTCCCGCAATACTATTGGCTTTTTGCGGATCAATCAGACAATTTCACGGTAACGACAAAGGACGCCAACGGTCAGGTTATCAGTACCAACGTTTCTGGCGTATCTGCCAGCGAACGTATCGCCAACAGGAATACCAACACGATTAATCAGAAGATGCTTACCGCTCTGGCAAAACTAGAGGGACCAAAAGGTAATTTTTCTTTGACATTTCCTGAAGGCACTTCTATTGCCAGCCTACGAATACGCACATTTGACGATTCACGTTTTATGAGTGAATTGGATAGCCTATTTAGCTTGATCAATACCAAAAATCCTACGGCATTGATAGTAGATCTGCGTGGCAATGGTGGGGGTGTTGATGAATACGGTGCAGCACTCGTCTCTCATTTTACCAATAAATCATTTCGCTATTTTGACAGAATCTGGATACGATCGATCGCACCATCGTTTGCCACCTGGAAACCACAAACCTTTGAGGATCTCCGTCAGGGCACCGTCCGGGATGTAAAGGGAGGCTATCTGGTCAAACCGGCACTGCATTCCGGCGTAGGTGTACAACAGCCAGCTGCCAAACCATTTACCGGAAAATTGATTGTTCTTATTGATGGCGGCACGTTTTCAACCTCGGCGGATGTGGTAGCTATTTTGGGAGAAGTTAATCAGCCAATTTTTATTGGAGAAGAAACGGCGGGAGCACGTGAGGGCAATACGTCCGGCCTTAATGCACTCATTAAATTACCATATTCAGGCCTGAGCCTGAAGATCCAGATGTATGGATACTGGAATGCGTTGAAAAAGCAAAATAAAGGTAGGGGCACACGTCCTACCTATAAAGTGGTAAATAGTATTACTGACTTACTAAATAGCAGAGATAGACAGTGGGAACGCGCACTTATACTTGGACAGACCCATTGA
- a CDS encoding RNA polymerase sigma factor, with protein MLNPFEGSKSKQKQQRNAWVQNDFETLYKQYAEKVYQKCLSMTKDSEAAQDFTQDIFIRVLSKLDTFQQKSAPSTWLYSIAHNYCLDQIRLGKRMKLQDFPEGVELAEEAIVSDELQLQALEQLIEDLPVEEAALLRLKYEQGQSISELSQQFNLHESTIKMRLKRSRDKLNRLIRQLGL; from the coding sequence ATGCTGAATCCGTTCGAAGGCTCAAAATCTAAGCAAAAGCAACAGCGTAATGCATGGGTACAAAACGATTTTGAAACGCTCTACAAGCAATATGCTGAGAAGGTCTATCAGAAGTGCCTGTCGATGACCAAAGACAGCGAAGCGGCTCAGGATTTTACCCAGGATATCTTTATCCGGGTTTTAAGTAAATTAGACACCTTTCAACAGAAGTCGGCTCCGTCAACCTGGCTTTACTCGATTGCGCATAATTACTGCCTGGATCAAATTCGGCTCGGTAAACGGATGAAGTTGCAGGATTTTCCAGAAGGGGTGGAATTAGCGGAGGAGGCAATCGTTTCTGATGAACTTCAGCTACAGGCGCTCGAACAATTGATCGAAGATCTACCCGTTGAGGAAGCAGCCTTGTTACGGCTTAAGTATGAACAGGGGCAGAGCATTAGTGAACTTAGCCAACAGTTTAATCTCCATGAAAGTACCATCAAGATGCGGCTCAAGCGTTCCCGAGATAAATTAAATCGACTGATTCGTCAACTGGGTCTTTAA
- a CDS encoding LPD1 domain-containing protein, protein MLQLKKPIGTVSPKERRLGLVPVFASQKYVDTNTRVSVGSRVNAYWDENGFTPIYKGFSRTKRTVSADDINRAVIKFRLKGIEFGNWLTNEDAYNYLAALVIALKDLTRIVGYSNIGLNGTIGIAFGARGHQRAAGHFEPDTFMINMTRYKRYIEDLSGRRIDVPKSVKFMETGGVGSLAHEYGHALDYFFGTFVEQSKFYRSLTYGSDTSLITKNIDKKGSLRYQMTEIIQAIQQTRSYRFMRKSLVTKGESDSYWLRHNELWARLFEVWVNYKMREKGITNRFLHKEKYKSLAKSIGCYQTQTEFSRIRPLVDRLMLYIAKLAN, encoded by the coding sequence ATGTTGCAGCTCAAGAAACCCATCGGAACAGTAAGCCCCAAGGAAAGACGATTGGGCCTGGTACCCGTTTTTGCCAGTCAGAAATATGTCGATACCAATACACGGGTAAGCGTTGGTAGTCGGGTGAATGCCTATTGGGATGAGAACGGGTTTACGCCGATCTACAAAGGCTTTTCCAGAACAAAACGAACCGTATCCGCAGACGACATTAACCGGGCGGTGATCAAGTTCCGCTTGAAGGGTATCGAGTTTGGCAACTGGCTAACCAACGAAGATGCCTACAATTACCTGGCGGCTTTAGTGATTGCGCTCAAAGATCTAACCAGGATCGTCGGGTATAGTAATATCGGGTTGAATGGTACGATAGGCATTGCCTTTGGTGCGCGTGGTCATCAACGCGCGGCCGGTCACTTTGAGCCGGATACGTTTATGATCAATATGACCCGCTACAAACGCTATATCGAAGATCTTTCGGGTAGGCGTATCGATGTACCCAAGTCAGTAAAGTTCATGGAAACGGGCGGGGTGGGTTCCCTGGCTCACGAATACGGACACGCCCTAGATTACTTCTTTGGCACGTTCGTCGAGCAAAGCAAGTTTTACCGCTCCCTGACCTACGGTTCTGATACCTCGCTCATTACCAAGAACATCGATAAAAAAGGCTCACTCAGGTATCAAATGACCGAAATCATCCAGGCCATTCAACAGACCAGATCCTACCGATTCATGCGTAAAAGCCTGGTCACGAAAGGGGAATCGGATTCGTACTGGCTTCGGCACAATGAGCTTTGGGCGCGGCTGTTTGAAGTGTGGGTGAACTACAAAATGCGGGAGAAAGGCATTACCAACCGGTTCCTGCACAAAGAGAAATACAAGTCTTTAGCCAAGTCGATTGGCTGTTACCAAACCCAAACCGAATTTTCCAGGATACGGCCGCTAGTGGATCGGCTCATGCTTTACATCGCTAAACTGGCTAACTAA
- a CDS encoding glycoside hydrolase family 19 protein, with the protein MELKGGLYITPRQLLACGANPAYIDRYIHWIEFFKNDRRFEINTALRLSHFLAQLIHESMNFSRVLETGSGERYEGNKKLGNTEPGDGKKYKGRGLIQITGRWNYGACQRFFGEPYLERPELMERDKDAVAVSFWYWRFRKLNAWADKDNLQKVTSGINAGMDKIDRREKLLTKSKSALTDISQYRNIFPPDVA; encoded by the coding sequence ATGGAATTGAAAGGTGGTTTATACATAACACCACGGCAGCTTTTAGCTTGTGGAGCCAATCCAGCCTATATAGATCGATACATACATTGGATCGAATTCTTTAAGAACGATAGACGCTTCGAAATAAACACCGCTTTGCGGTTATCCCATTTTTTGGCACAATTGATTCATGAATCCATGAATTTTTCCAGAGTCCTGGAAACTGGAAGTGGAGAACGATATGAGGGCAATAAAAAACTGGGTAATACGGAGCCAGGTGACGGTAAAAAGTACAAAGGCAGGGGGTTGATCCAGATAACTGGTCGCTGGAATTATGGAGCTTGTCAGCGGTTTTTTGGCGAACCTTATTTGGAAAGACCTGAATTAATGGAACGAGACAAGGACGCCGTAGCCGTATCCTTTTGGTACTGGCGTTTCAGGAAACTCAATGCATGGGCCGATAAGGATAATTTGCAAAAGGTAACTTCCGGAATAAATGCCGGGATGGACAAAATTGATCGTCGGGAAAAGCTTTTAACCAAGAGCAAAAGTGCACTAACCGATATTTCTCAATACAGAAATATATTCCCACCTGATGTTGCCTGA